A genomic region of Notamacropus eugenii isolate mMacEug1 chromosome 3, mMacEug1.pri_v2, whole genome shotgun sequence contains the following coding sequences:
- the LOC140533318 gene encoding A-type voltage-gated potassium channel KCND2 isoform X2, which translates to MAAGVAAWLPFARAAAIGWMPVATGPMPAPPRQERKRTQDALIVLNVSGTQFQTWQDTLERYPDTLLGSSERDFFYHPETQQYFFDRDPDIFRHILNFYRTGKLHYPRQECISAYDEELAFFGLIPEIIGDCCYEEYKDRRRENAERLQDDADNENTGESALPSMTARQRVWRAFENPHTSTMALVFYYVTGFFIAVSVIANVVETVPCGSSPGHIKELPCGERYAVAFFCLDTACVMIFTVEYLLRLAAAPSRYRFVRSVMSIIDVVAILPYYIGLVMTDNEDVSGAFVTLRVFRVFRIFKFSRHSQGLRILGYTLKSCASELGFLLFSLTMAIIIFATVMFYAEKGSSASKFTSIPAAFWYTIVTMTTLG; encoded by the coding sequence ATGGCTGCAGGGGTGGCAGCATGGCTGCCCTTTGCTCGGGCAGCAGCCATAGGCTGGATGCCTGTGGCCACAGGACCTATGCCGGCACCCCCCAGGCAGGAGAGGAAGAGGACTCAAGATGCTCTCATTGTCCTGAATGTGAGTGGCACCCAGTTCCAGACGTGGCAGGATACCCTGGAACGCTACCCAGACACATTGTTGGGCAGCTCAGAGAGGGACTTCTTCTACCATCCTGAGACCCAGCAGTATTTCTTTGACCGTGACCCTGACATCTTCCGCCATATCCTGAACTTCTACCGTACTGGCAAGCTCCATTACCCAAGACAAGAGTGCATCTCTGCTTATGATGAAGAATTGGCCTTCTTTGGCCTCATCCCAGAGATTATTGGTGACTGCTGTTATGAGGAATATAAGGACCGTAGGCGGGAGAATGCTGAAAGACTACAGGATGATGCTGACAATGAAAATACAGGGGAGAGTGCTCTGCCTTCAATGACTGCCCGGCAGAGAGTCTGGAGGGCCTTTGAGAACCCTCATACGAGCACCATGGCCCTAGTATTCTACTATGTTACTGGGTTCTTTATTGCTGTCTCAGTCATTGCTAATGTTGTGGAGACAGTGCCATGTGGCTCTAGTCCTGGCCATATCAAGGAGCTACCATGTGGTGAGCGTTATGCTGTGGCCTTCTTCTGCCTGGACACAGCCTGTGTGATGATATTCACTGTTGAGTACCTATTGCGCCTGGCTGCGGCACCTAGCCGCTATCGTTTTGTACGCAGTGTCATGAGCATTATAGATGTGGTGGCCATATTGCCTTATTACATAGGGCTAGTGATGACTGATAATGAAGATGTTAGCGGGGCCTTTGTCACACTGCGGGTTTTCCGAGTCTTCCGGATCTTTAAGTTTTCCCGCCACTCCCAAGGCCTTCGGATCCTGGGCTACACGCTCAAGAGTTGTGCTTCAGAGTTGGGGTTCCTGCTCTTCTCTCTCACCATGGCTATCATCATCTTTGCTACTGTCATGTTCTATGCAGAGAAGGGGTCTTCAGCTAGCAAATTCACCAGCATTCCTGCTGCTTTCTGGTATACCATCGTCACCATGACAACACTAGGGTAG
- the LOC140533318 gene encoding A-type voltage-gated potassium channel KCND2 isoform X1, whose protein sequence is MAAGVAAWLPFARAAAIGWMPVATGPMPAPPRQERKRTQDALIVLNVSGTQFQTWQDTLERYPDTLLGSSERDFFYHPETQQYFFDRDPDIFRHILNFYRTGKLHYPRQECISAYDEELAFFGLIPEIIGDCCYEEYKDRRRENAERLQDDADNENTGESALPSMTARQRVWRAFENPHTSTMALVFYYVTGFFIAVSVIANVVETVPCGSSPGHIKELPCGERYAVAFFCLDTACVMIFTVEYLLRLAAAPSRYRFVRSVMSIIDVVAILPYYIGLVMTDNEDVSGAFVTLRVFRVFRIFKFSRHSQGLRILGYTLKSCASELGFLLFSLTMAIIIFATVMFYAEKGSSASKFTSIPAAFWYTIVTMTTLGTE, encoded by the coding sequence ATGGCTGCAGGGGTGGCAGCATGGCTGCCCTTTGCTCGGGCAGCAGCCATAGGCTGGATGCCTGTGGCCACAGGACCTATGCCGGCACCCCCCAGGCAGGAGAGGAAGAGGACTCAAGATGCTCTCATTGTCCTGAATGTGAGTGGCACCCAGTTCCAGACGTGGCAGGATACCCTGGAACGCTACCCAGACACATTGTTGGGCAGCTCAGAGAGGGACTTCTTCTACCATCCTGAGACCCAGCAGTATTTCTTTGACCGTGACCCTGACATCTTCCGCCATATCCTGAACTTCTACCGTACTGGCAAGCTCCATTACCCAAGACAAGAGTGCATCTCTGCTTATGATGAAGAATTGGCCTTCTTTGGCCTCATCCCAGAGATTATTGGTGACTGCTGTTATGAGGAATATAAGGACCGTAGGCGGGAGAATGCTGAAAGACTACAGGATGATGCTGACAATGAAAATACAGGGGAGAGTGCTCTGCCTTCAATGACTGCCCGGCAGAGAGTCTGGAGGGCCTTTGAGAACCCTCATACGAGCACCATGGCCCTAGTATTCTACTATGTTACTGGGTTCTTTATTGCTGTCTCAGTCATTGCTAATGTTGTGGAGACAGTGCCATGTGGCTCTAGTCCTGGCCATATCAAGGAGCTACCATGTGGTGAGCGTTATGCTGTGGCCTTCTTCTGCCTGGACACAGCCTGTGTGATGATATTCACTGTTGAGTACCTATTGCGCCTGGCTGCGGCACCTAGCCGCTATCGTTTTGTACGCAGTGTCATGAGCATTATAGATGTGGTGGCCATATTGCCTTATTACATAGGGCTAGTGATGACTGATAATGAAGATGTTAGCGGGGCCTTTGTCACACTGCGGGTTTTCCGAGTCTTCCGGATCTTTAAGTTTTCCCGCCACTCCCAAGGCCTTCGGATCCTGGGCTACACGCTCAAGAGTTGTGCTTCAGAGTTGGGGTTCCTGCTCTTCTCTCTCACCATGGCTATCATCATCTTTGCTACTGTCATGTTCTATGCAGAGAAGGGGTCTTCAGCTAGCAAATTCACCAGCATTCCTGCTGCTTTCTGGTATACCATCGTCACCATGACAACACTAGG